The DNA region AAATATTTAGGCGATCGCCAAATATTTGTTCGGCTGCATGATTTAAAAATAGACAGTTTTTTTTGGTATCAAAAACAATAGCTGCATCGCAAATATTTTGAATCAGTGGTATTGAGGTAGAGGATAAATTAGCTTCCGTTAACTGAGCTACTTCTCCTAGTTTAAATTGCATTTCGTAGAACATCTAATTAACTATAGCTATCAGCTAACGTATATTTTTGGTCTAAAAGCTAATCAAATTTAAGACGATCAATCTACTGAGCTTAAACTTCTAGAATATAATCTAAAATATTTAATTCAATTAATTAACGCGGTATTCACAAATTAAAAGAAAAATAGCATTATCGCTGTGATTTAGATCAGAAGCGGGGATTCCCAATTGTTATCAATTCAACACCATAGAATAAGTTCACAATGGCTCGACAAAATCTTTATCTTGCGATCTTTATTTCTGAGGCAAATTTGGGAATCATATGAATAGACTGTTTAGTTTGAATTTTAAGATCGCATTGGTTCAAATAACCTATCCCTCTTTTAGCAAGATCAAAATATTGATCGAGCTATTAGCGACAACTATGACTGACGCCAAGAAATTAAAATTGTGGTTTTTTGCTTGAGGTTGCTAGCTACTTTGTTATATCGCTCGAATCTAGGGACTATAGCTTATTCAAAGTATTTTCCCAGTTTATTTATAACCATTTTCTATGACCACTGATAGTAAATCTGAGTTATCTCTCATCTCTCGCCTGCGCCAGGAACTAGGTATGCCAATTAATGCCATAATTGGCTATAGCGAAATAATTATCGAAGAAATAGAAGAGATCGATCGCGATGTTGAATATCTTGGTGAATTAGAGCAGATTCGAGAGTGTGGAATTGAATTATTAGCCTCAATTAATAGTTTTTTCGATCCAGCAAAGTTGTCTAATAGCCAGCTAAACTTTCAACAAATTATTAGTAATTCAAAATTAAGAACAGAGTTAGAAAAATCAACTCAACTAGTTATTAATAATTGTCGGCAATTAGTTCCCTTAATCGAGGAAGATTTTGCAGTTGAGCTAGAGAAAATCAATAGTGCAGCTAATCAACTTTTACAAGAAATCAACTCTTTAACTGAGATTGTGCCTCACTCAGCCAATATTTCTCAAGCGGCAGATTCCGAAACTGAAGTGGTGATGGATACGAGTTCACTATCGGTTGCCGATCTTGCAGCATCATACACTATTTTAATCGTGGACGATAGCATCACCAATCGAGAGTTACTGGCAAATCAGGTAGAAGCGCAGGGTTATAAGGCAGTTACGGCTGCGGACGGCAAACAAGCCATACAAATGATTCAGACAGGAGCTTATGACTTAATTCTCTTAGACATTATCATGCCAGAGATCGATGGTTATCAAGTCCTACAATGGATTCATAATAGTCCTTGGCAATATATCCCTACTATTATGATTTCGGCTTTAGATCAGATAGATAGCGTTGTTAAATGCATCAACATGGGAGCAGCAGACTATCTGACAAAACCATTTAATTTCATATTGCTAAAAGCTAGATTAGGAGCGTGTTTAGAACAGAAAAGATTGAGAGATCAAGAATCTTCTTATATCAAAAAGCTAGCCAAGGCGAATCAAAAAATTAGCAAGCTTAACAATCGCCTTCAGGCTGAAAATACTCGACTCAGTACCGAGTTAGAAATTACTCAGCGTTTACAAACGATGTTGCTTCCTAAGGAAAAGGAACTTAACCAAATCAAAGTTTTAGAAATTGCGGGATTTACTGAACCTGCGGCTGAAGTTGGAGGAGACTATTATGATGTTTTTCAGCATCAGGGACGAGTCATAATTGGCATTGGTGATGTGTCGGGACATGGCTTAGAAAGTGGAGTGCTGATGCTGATGCTACAGACTGCGGTACGGACTCTAATCGAGAATAACGAAACTAATCCCAAGCAATTTTTTGAAGTGCTTAATCGTACTATCTACAAAAACGTGCAGCGCATGGATTCTGATAAAAATCTTACCTTATCCTTGGTTGATTACTGCGATGGCGTTCTCAGTGTCAGTGGTCAACATGAAGAAATATTAATTGTACGTGCTGGCGGAGTAATTGAAAGAATAGACACCGTAGATTTGGGGTTTCCGATTGGCTTAGAAGAAACAATTGAAGATTTTGTGTTTCAAGCGCAAATTCCGCTACAGCAGAATGAGGTAGTAGTACTCTATACCGATGGTATTACCGAGGCAGAGAATCGTTTAGGGGTACATTATGGTTTGAAGCAGCTATGTACGGTGGTTCAGCAAAATTGGCAACAGTCAGCACAGAACATTCGGCAGGCAGTTATTCAAGATTTGCGATCGCATATTGGTGTAGAACCACTTTATGACGATATTACCTTAGTTGTCTTTAAACGAAAATAACTTTACTCAAAAACCCCAAATATTATTTAACTAATACATTAACTAACTATATGAATGCCAGTAATATTGCTCTCGAACAAATATTAGGCGACTTCATTCAAAAATTACCCCCTAGCCAAGAATATTTAATCCTCAGTTTTTCTCCTGGCTCAATGCCTCTGCGCCAAAGATGGCGCAACAATTGTTTGTCGGCTGATTTTTTAGCCGATTATTTGAGTACCTTTTTTCTGGGTAACGATAATCAGCAGCCAGATACACAAAAACAGGCAGAAGTTAAAAGTGCCGTTGGCTATATTGCTAATGAACTGTTAGAAAATGGGATGAAATATTGCGTAGAAACATCTCCTTTCCCCATTAGTATTCAAATTCATTTGAATCCAAACCGCATTGTTTTTCAATTAACCAACAGTATTACTATCCAGCAAACACAACAGTTTCAAAATAAAATTAAAACTTTGCTCAATAGCGATCCTAGTGAACTATATTTGGCTCAATTAGAACATAATGCTTTAGAAGAGAACCATGGAGAATCTAACTTGGGTCTGCTAACCATGCTTAATGATTATGGTGCTAAGCTAGGCTGGAAATTTGAACCATTGTCTCAAAAATCTGCGGAGATAGCCGTCACGACAATGGTGCAGCTTGCCATTTAATTTTTATTTTTTCAA from Coleofasciculaceae cyanobacterium includes:
- a CDS encoding SpoIIE family protein phosphatase; translation: MTTDSKSELSLISRLRQELGMPINAIIGYSEIIIEEIEEIDRDVEYLGELEQIRECGIELLASINSFFDPAKLSNSQLNFQQIISNSKLRTELEKSTQLVINNCRQLVPLIEEDFAVELEKINSAANQLLQEINSLTEIVPHSANISQAADSETEVVMDTSSLSVADLAASYTILIVDDSITNRELLANQVEAQGYKAVTAADGKQAIQMIQTGAYDLILLDIIMPEIDGYQVLQWIHNSPWQYIPTIMISALDQIDSVVKCINMGAADYLTKPFNFILLKARLGACLEQKRLRDQESSYIKKLAKANQKISKLNNRLQAENTRLSTELEITQRLQTMLLPKEKELNQIKVLEIAGFTEPAAEVGGDYYDVFQHQGRVIIGIGDVSGHGLESGVLMLMLQTAVRTLIENNETNPKQFFEVLNRTIYKNVQRMDSDKNLTLSLVDYCDGVLSVSGQHEEILIVRAGGVIERIDTVDLGFPIGLEETIEDFVFQAQIPLQQNEVVVLYTDGITEAENRLGVHYGLKQLCTVVQQNWQQSAQNIRQAVIQDLRSHIGVEPLYDDITLVVFKRK
- a CDS encoding DUF6272 family protein, encoding MNASNIALEQILGDFIQKLPPSQEYLILSFSPGSMPLRQRWRNNCLSADFLADYLSTFFLGNDNQQPDTQKQAEVKSAVGYIANELLENGMKYCVETSPFPISIQIHLNPNRIVFQLTNSITIQQTQQFQNKIKTLLNSDPSELYLAQLEHNALEENHGESNLGLLTMLNDYGAKLGWKFEPLSQKSAEIAVTTMVQLAI